The following DNA comes from Neofelis nebulosa isolate mNeoNeb1 chromosome 3, mNeoNeb1.pri, whole genome shotgun sequence.
CCTCCTCTATTTGTTTATCATCACCAACACAGTAAAACTTTATTGTGCACCTATTTTGTGCCAGTCACTACTGAAATTTTTAGAAACCcaacttaaacaaaataaaaatggaaaattttgatTTTCCTAATTCTGAACTCCAAGGGATGGACCTGGCTTCAGGTACAACTGAATGCCAGCATGTGTAACAATtcagtctcttctcttttttttctctctctccatttctcatcACTACTTGGTATCATTCTAAGATAGCCTCTCTCCATGTAACTCACATGGTCTTTATATGTCAGACtcacagaaaaagaggaagcctTTGCCATAGACCCTGTGCTAATCCAGGGATTGACCCTTGAATTGTGTGAGATTCTCACAGAAGAGGGAAAGCTTGGTTTTTCAAAGGAAGTGATGTTGTGCGGGCAAAAAAATTATACGCTCTTAGGAATAATAAAAACTTGACCTTTCAAAGGTCAGTTGTTATCCCAGGTCTTCCAGCCAGCAGGTGGTGCTGCCGTGACTCAAAGCCAGTTTGTCCACTTCACTGCTCAAGCTCTCAGTCCTGAGATCATGCTGCCTCCAAGAATTCTTGCTCCCCTGGTTAGGTAATTCCGGTTCCAAACAagatttctacatttatttttattttctaccatgtttattgaattttttttaagattctaggTTCTGAAGTCTCTCAAactgaatagaacagaatagggaaTAGAACCCAGGATGATTCTAAGCAATGCTTTATACAGTGCAAGTTCTCTTCATCATTTCCATAAAAGGTAAGGGTGTATCACcatttatatagtaaatatatgcTTGAAGttgtataatattataaataaaaagttttataaatcagattatttcctttattcatttatatatatttttagtgcccactatgtgccaagcactcttaACAACACCAAGAACTAGAGACAATAGAACAATATGAAAGTGAATATAAAATAAGTGTTCTTCAAAtgataaaggagattaaaaatcctgacttgggactctctttcttaTAAAGGGAGATAACTGTAATCAAACCAGCAACTATGCTAACAGATTATCTAGTATGGTCTATCAGGTGGTAGTATGGTAGtaagtgctaaggagaaaaagTAAAGCTGTGTCAAGGAGATAGGAAGTGCTGAGAGGAAGAAGAGTGCTGTTTATTGTCAAGTGATCAGGGAAGGAAGACATCATCGATAAGGCAGCATCTTATCTGCCTCCAATGCTTTGCCCAGTATAGAATTAATGATGTGGAAGGACAGGACAGGAGTTGGAGGCAAGTCCTtgatatattttaagagaaagaaagtacaAGGGGATAGAAGGGTGAGAAAAAGAAGTTCAAGTAGGTTTTAATTGACCAATGACAATTGCCACAAATCAACCGTTGGCAATTGAGCCAATAGACATTAAACATATAGATGTCATGACAGAGAATACCAGGGGTGACCTGCTCGGAAACCTACTCAGTTAAGGTAGTGATTGCCTtacctttatttttcagttttctctaagAAGCAAATATATTATCTTGTCTACTCCTTTGTCCCTGTaagctgttttaaaattcttaaattagGGTCGAAACTCAGGAAGATTGAACATAGTTTCTATCTGAAATCGTATTAATGGGTGACAACATAGAAAAAGGACCCATGactaatttttgagaaaaaggggATTTGATTACAAATGAACAAAGATGCAACATTGgctaattttattctttccagaAATGTCTTAAAATAATATCAACTAGTATTTAATGTAGAGCagtatgatatacatatatatatacaactttcAGCATTTCATATGTGCATGGCCCACTTAAAAATCAGAGCTAAAATTATTAGAGACACTACAGATAAAACAAGTAGTGATTACTCCTTTATGATACTGAAAGgtcacttatttttatattcagaagCTCACTCCAGGTCTCTTatgattattttaacattttttaaaagattaaattataccatttttccctctttatttctttcaattatcTTTGACCAAATGCAATAAGATTTTTTATTTGAACATGCCTATGTAAGGAAATTGTGTATCTTTTCATAAAAGCCAGGTATCTTTAGAAAATACAATAATGgtttgattcatttttaaatagattgGAAACCAATCCAGTGATTCAAAAATGGTTATACAATTTGCTatgtagaaataataaaatttactttatctgcccttttatttttatagctatcATTTAATTTTAGGTTCTGTTTTTATAAAACCTCATATGTCTggaagtgtttgtttttctgccaGCTTTGCCCTGATGTGATTCATAAATATGCCAAGAAAATCTAATAAATCTCTCATTAGTAcgtattcatattttaattgcaacttaaagaacaaagaaaagattctgccttcaactgattgaaaTTTTTGTATCATCATGTTTCAAATTACCAATAACAGTGGTGCTTTTCTGTAATGGCTTTACCTTCAGAACATCTATCATGTGAAAAATCTAGCCCGGTGGGCATTGATGTAAGTGCAAAAAGTTATtgacttttgccttttaaaaaattctcttattACTTTTCTTGAAAGGAATTTATCTTTAAAGGCTTTAAGATAAACCTGTGCTGCTTTCAGTCTGCATGTCACCCTTCCCTGGACTGTGCTGAGAGAATTCACAGACAATATTTCCACCCACAAGTGCCTCCTGACTTCAAGAGATTGAAGAGATGAAGCTTAGCGccttttgcaaaacaaaacaaaacaactttaaatcaataaaaccccaaaacattaGCAAGAATGTTAGACATACAAAATTTTTATTGGCCATCAGTCTACATCACAGTCACCGTGGGCATTAGAAAATACCCTTAATGGGAAGGACTTTTAATAATGTTGCTTATCATTCCTGAAACTgctcaaaattaatttcatcaagtaattagagaaaataagaaaagcttCCTTCTCTTATAAAAgatgttgtatttcttaaaattatgtgAGCTGCTGTGTCATTATCAAGGCAGTTAATTATCCTACAACAGAAATTCTTAAGAAATGTAGATATACTTGGTCTCTGGtcctttatttcttatattcATTGTTCTTCTGTTGTCTTCTAGAAGAGTTTTTCCTAGAGTGGTTCCTCAGAGCAACATGGTTCATCCAAAAGTCCTTCTGAGTCAAGAGATTTTCCTGGAGGCAGAGAGGTTGATATCTACGTAATTTGAAGAGATAGCTGGGTAAAGGAATAATTAGGATTATTGGAGTTACTCTAAAACTTGTGAAATATTAGTGGTCAAAGGGAAGACAAACTTGGttataaaatgggaatttgaTCCAGATGCCAAAAATGTTTGTGGAGAGAGCTGAAAGTTATCCTTGTCACTAAATAATAGATGCTATCTTCTGAACCAAAAGACCACAGTCATTTGGTCACTTTTCTGCCACAAGTAGCCATTTCCTCTCGAGCCTCAGTCTGCAGCACTACAACTGGCTTCTACCCTGAATCTTACTTGGAGACCATAGGCTAAATTGGGTCTTTGGAgtcattggctttttttttcttaattttttattttatttttttagtgaacttatctttttaccttttaaaattaattaattaattagttagttaattaattaattatttttaagtcagttctaatgcccagcatggggcttgaactcaccaccccaagatcaagagtcgcatgctttactgactgagccagccaggtgatcCAGGAATTGTTGGCTTTCAACTTCTATAACCTCAGTGGAACTTTGACTCTTGTGGTTTTAGAAACCTTTAAGCAGAACTCTTCTCtacaattcaaatttaaaattggGATGGTATTTCTAAAAAGTTCATCCCAATGAGCATAGGCAGTAAATAACAGGAGGTAAAGATGTATGACTGGATGCAGGTGGtcttagaaaagacaaaacaaggggcgcctgggtggcgcagtcggttaagcggccgacttcagccaggtcacgatctcgcggtccgtgagttcgagccccgcgtcgggctctgtgctgacagctcggagctcggagcctgtttccaattctgtgtctccctctctctctgcccctcccccgttcatgctctgtctctctctgtcccaaaaataaataaaaaaaaaaaaaaaaaaaaaaaagaaaagacaaaacaggaCAGAGACTTCTCAGCATTTTGTGAGTCTGTAACTCTTACAGCTGacactggatgaatgaatgaatgagctcactgaatgaatgaatgaatgaatgagcatcCTGTAAAGCATGTAGACACAATGGGTTATCATTATTTCACAAATAGTATCTACTTTCTATGTTTTAGAAAATGATGATATTCATAGTTAACAATTATATCAAAGTGACCATGAAGACCAAGGTTCTCCATCTGGGTGTGATGATGTATTTTCTGACCTGAAAAAAAGTAAAGCTAGTGACTATAGCATAGTCACTGATGCGACATGGCTTAGGTGAGTGTCTTCACAAAGCGGGAGAAGAGGACTTCATAGTTGACAAGAACATCCAGGAATTAAATAGCAAAACTGGGATATTTCATgccaaaaacagataaaatttcCCTGTGCCAAATTGTAAAGACTGCCACCATGTAGTCCAACAGGTCACCGTCATCATATCTGACCTGGACTTCTTTCTTGTTtgaaaattgagatataattcacataccataaaattaatCCTTTTAAAGTAAggagttcagtggtttttagtatttaCAAGACTTTGCAACCATCACAAatgtctaattccagaacattttcatcaccctaaaacaAAACCTCCTTACTTATTAGCCATCACTCCTGTCTCTCCCCAGGCCCTGGAAACCACTcgtctattttctgtctctatggagtTGCCTCATccagtatgtagccttttgtgaCAGGCTTGTTTGATgtagcaaaatgttttcaaggttcatccaggttGTGGTAAGTATCAGTCCTTCATCCCTGGTTGTGGCTCTGGTGTAGACTTCTGCATGTCCTCCCACCTGGTCTCCCTGCATCTACTAGGGTCCCCGAGAGCCTGCTCACTATGGAAGCCAGAATAatctttttcaaatgtaaatcaCATCACCTTACTTCTTTACTCAAAATCCTCCACAGGCTTTTCATTTTACTTAGAGAAAAATTTCATCTCCTTGCCATGGCCTCTAAGAGCCTTCAATGATCAGGATTGTACCCTGTCTACTTCTCTGACCTCAACTTCCCACACTCCAGTCACCCTGTGCCAATTACTTCTGCTCCTTTAATTTTCCTGGCTTGTTTCTGCCGCAGGAACTTTGCACTTGATGATCCCTTTGCCTGGGGCTCTTCTTTCATAGTTCTTCCCATGACCATGACCATGACCATGACCATGACCATGACCAGTTTCTTCTCATCTTTAAGGCCTCCTATAGCATCTCCTCAGAGAGGCAAGCCTAGATAAACCTGTCTCAAGTGTCGTTTCCCCAACTCCCAGTCACTTTCTATTATTGCATTaccctgttttaatttctttatagcatttattACTATCTGaaattgtattgttttgttttactgattaTTATCTGCATCTCCTTGAAAATCTGTCAACTCCATGAAGCCAGAGGCTAACTGACTTGGTCACTGCTGTATCCCAAGCTTCTACAGTGGAGCCTAGAaggtgctcaattaatatttgaagGATTGCATGACTATCTTGCCTAGAACTCCTAAGTCTTCTAGATCTTGCCCCTATTCTCAATTCCTAAAGCTTGCTCTCTTCACCTATTACTAGACTTTGCTATTGCCACCTACTGCTTGACGGATTTCTCTCTGTGGTTGACTCTTTCATTAACTGACATTCAACCCTTCCTTAATGTCCTTGATGACAACTCTTCCAGACATCTCTATCACAGGCTAGCAGGTCTTTGTTAATCTGCAGGTTCATGATCAAACTGAGCCTTCATTCATATAGGTTGTAGGCAAAAAAACAAAGTTCAGCTGCTCATTTGCAGTCAAGAATGCAAGAGATAATGGGTGAGAGGAATCAGCATGGTACACAGAATCAAACTTTCAGTCTTGAACACAGAAAGTAGGAATGCTTTAGATGCTGTATGTACTACACGTGGTGATATATGCTGATGTATAAGCTCAGTTTAAATGAATATGAACTTCTAGGTACAGATTGGAATTCAGTTTGTAACTGAATTGTTCAGCCTCCTCTGCAGAGATCTGGAATCTAACTTCTTTGAAATACTTGGATAAAAGGAGACCTTTGGAATCAGTTTCATTTTACTTAGTTAATTGTCCCCAATCTTTGCTCCTGGTTAAATGAAATGCCTTTCTCCCCACATTCTCCCATCCATCTTCTCCTATCATCCAAGTCATATAATGCCTGACCATTAGGGTGCACATCTTTCctgaaacattttttcaaaaataactcCTATACAGAGAGTAAAGGACAAGccacaaataaagagaaaatatttgccaaacatTTAACCAACGAAAGTTCTAGAATACATAAAGCATTCctataatggataaaaaaaaaaaaaaaaaactaacaactcaggaaaaatgagaaaaagagacaaatgggTATTGCACTAAAAACAATAATGGTCAATACATTTGTGTAAAGATGCTCTCATTAGTACTGGAAATTGTAAattaaatccacaatgagatgccacgcCTACCAGATTAGCAAAGCTTTTTGCAAGGAAGTACAGCAATGGAAActtcatgcactgctggtggaataTAAATGGATTTAACACATCGGAAAACAATTTAAAGTAGAGTTTAACTAGATTTTCTCCCCTGCTGACTCTACTAAGTGTATACCTCAAAAAACTCTTGTCAACAAGGGACATGTACAAGAACATTCAGAGCAGCTGGGTTCATGCAGAAAAACACGTATAATGCATGAGTTGTTCCTTTACTGATCTGCGGGGGGTATAAGAAACATTGAGCCCACTATTTTCAGGCATCTCTGTTCTCAATGACATCTCACCCCACACAGGCTGCTGAGACCAGAGATTTTTCAGTGTGCCTCCAGCAAACACAAGGAAGACCATGGAGAATCAGAGCCACCCTTATGGGCCTACATCCTCCGTACTACCTTTTCACTACTTTGGGGATAAATCAAAGTATAAGCAATCTTGAATCAAATCTATTCTCATCAATCCTTGAATCTGAACCAGACTCTAATCTGACCTTGCTCACATGCTACCTGAatataaagaactgaaaaaagGTAGTGGTTATTTTGTTTCCGCTTCACCTGTCAGAATTGCAGTCCTGCCTCACTGTTTCTGACTATCCCAGTCTGCCTGGTAATACAGCTATTTGAATAGGAATTGGGGTCCTTTACCAAGTTCTCATTTTCTTCGGGCAAGTTCCACCTGTTTCTAAATGTCGTACTCTTTAAGGCCATGCCTTGTCTATAGTGGGTTGCACAGTGCGTGTCTAATACATTGAAGTCCCCGACTTAGAGGAAGAAACATCTTCACAGAGCGGCCTCCCTCACAGGCTGGTATTCTTGGGCAGACTGTTTAATATCTCCGAGCATCATCAAATGAGAGTCATAATACTTTTATATCCCAGAGATGCTATGAGTGTTAAATTAAACAGCATGGGAAGATGTCCCTTAAGAAATGTTCATGTACTTCCTTTCTACCCTTCCCTCTGTGTTCCTTTCAAAAGGACCTCAAAAGGAGGCCAAATGAGATCatttgtctttcctctttctgtagAAGGAAATTAAAGCAGTGTCAGCCAGTGTCCTGGAGGATGCTTCCTGGAGTTTTCCACTTAGGAAGTAAAGGAAAGTATATACGGAGGGGCATAGTAGCGGAGGTCCAATCACCCTAGAAACCAAAAAGCAACCGCTAGGGAGTGACAGCAggaaaaatgcatagaaaaaggAGTAACCTTAGGCTTGGAAATCCATAGGACAGCCAGAGACCTTCCAGACCTACTGGAAATGTATGTGTGGTCAAATCCCAGCAATCCTTTCTTCTTGATCTTCTTTAACAGGTAACTGCATTTCCCTAAATGGTCTCAGACCTCGCAGGAGTTTGGGGAACGCCAACATCACCACTGAACCAGTACTGCTCTTTATGCACGGGGGCATTGTGCTGGAAGCTGGGGATGTCCTAGTGAGCAGGACAGAGGTGTTTCTACAGAAATGGCCCCTGGGGCTCTGGGAAAGGAGGCACGCACAGTCACAGTCGATTGGGGCAGAGAAGGCTTCCCGGGGAGAAGAAGGGGTGTCCCAGGCAGACGTGAGAAACGAGAGAGCGTCGTCACCAGCAAGCTTGAAAACCCGGATCCCATCCTCTTGGAGCCTCTTGGTTTGCCATATTCCTCTGGCTCCCACTCAAATCCTTGCCAGAAGGGAACGGACCTGCACCGCTTTCTTTCCCTGTTCCTCCCAGAGGTCCGAGGGCGGGCAGAGCGAAAATGCGCACTGTCCTGAGTCAGAACTCTGGCCGGGGGCGGGTCCCGCTACGGCTGGGGGCGTCGGGGGCGGGCAGCGGGTGGCCAGTGACGCGACGGAGGCCGGGGGCGGCGGGCTGCGAGGTGATGCGCGTGGGGACCGCGCTGGCCCAGCCCACGTGTCCGCGAGATTTAAAAGTTGGCGGCGCGCGGGGAGGTCAGCTTGGCGGCGGAGCCCCGCGAGCAGCGCGCCCGGGACGCAGAGGCACTGCCAGGGCCCCGCGTGGAGTGCTGACCCGCGCAgctcaggctccgagctccgagccgCCAAGCGCCGAGATGCCGCGAGCAGCGAACCGCCGCCCCGGGCCGCCCGCCGGACAGGTGGCCGCCGCGTCCCggcccctgctgctgctgctgctgctcgcCTGTTGCGCGGGCACCTGCCTTGGTAAGCGCGCCCCGCGCCTCCCGGGCTCCCCGCGCCCGCCGCTTCCCGCGCCTTTCCCCTGCCCACTCGCCgcactctcttccctccctttctcgcCTCCACTGTTGGCTTCTGGGACTCTCTTTCCCCTCGTGCGGCGGGGCTCCCTAGCTTCTCGCCTTTGACGACCGGCGCGCGTCTCGGCCACCGGACAGCCAGGGCGCCGGTGCCTGTGGCCCGGCTGGAGCGCGGTCCCCGCTCGTCCGAAATCCCCAGACCCCGGGCAGCCTGCAGTTGGCGGAAATCTGTAGGGCCCCCTAGCCCTGCGGATGTCCGTGGCCGGTGAAAACGTAAATAAATTAacacagtgaaaaatgaaaatgcgTTCCCTTTCATTGCAATAACTAGAGGGACTGATGGCTGAAGCAAAAGTAGAGTTTGATACTTGACCTTCTGATGCCGGGTAAACTTGGAGCGTGCTCATCATCTTTGGTGAGTGAGCTACTGTTGTGTTCAGATAATCCTGAGCAGTGAAGCAGGCCCCCTTCTAGCCGTTTAGAAGGGAAAATTAGTGGGGTTTTGTGCCTTCTAGGTTTTGACGCACCAGATCAGGAAAAAGAATAGTGAAAAAAAGTGGCTTAGGAAAAAGAAGtgggaaaagcaaaagcaaaggcaGGGAGGGATGTCTGAAGCTTGGAAGACAAGGTAGGGCTGAGCCCAGCGTGTTCCAATGGGGAGATCACTTCCCTATCTCCTAAAAGTTACTGTTTCCAAGTACGTTGATAGATCCATCCTTTATCTCCCAGCTCCCAGAGTCCCCTCCAGGGCTAGTAAGTATCCTGCAAAACCATGAATTTTCTAACTCTGCAGCAGGTTCTTTTAgcttccctctgctctcctgtCAGTGAGGTGAAGGTGGGCAGACCATCTCATCATTGTTCATAATACTGGGGACTTGAAACCATAACTGCAGGGACCTTTCAGAGTATACAGGGCAGCCCTCAATTAGAGGTGGAGAAACGGAAGCTATTCTTGCtttccaatgtatttatttttattgctgacctttcattggtttgtttttttcctttcttagggGCATTGAAgaagggggtaggggagggggtTCTCCTGCATGAAAAACGAGAGCATTTGGCTATGAAATCTAAGCAGTCAGAGGCTAGACCTGAACTTTTTCCATCATCACACAGCCAGCAATGATACAGCATAATTCATGCAAagtactgttaatattttttatttttagaattagtAGTAGAATTAGTGGTAGAATTTGGATGGCAATCTTTATCTACTTTATTAGGGAAGCAgataattatagttttaaaagtgTCTTTTTCTCTGTAAAGCAAATGAACTTGCCATGCATGTTGCATGTTATGTGCCTGCAGTGATCTTTGCATCAGTTGGAGATAACTGCTTTTTGGGGAGGCAGGGAGTTTTCAGGCTGCTGGTGATTCAGCAGAAACTGTGGAAGGCTGCTTTCTAAAAAAGACAAGTCTTGGGTTTTATTTCCACAAAGAGTGTGTCTGCTGGCTGGTCAATCATCTCAAAAACATCCCCAGTATTTCTCAATAGGGCCAAGATGCCTTTTTCACTGTACAGAGACCCCCTACACTaccattttgtatcttttttcccctttaacctgctcttgatatttaaaaatgtgatggagaggggagagggtaaACATAGTGTGATCTTCCCTAGTCCCAAGACCCTAAAAATGGCACAGGAGGGGAAGCGTGACGTACATAACCAAAACCGAGAGATAATCTACCAAGATTAATCATTATGCAGAGAGCAAGATGATGtatctaaaaacaacaaaacagatgtCACAAagccagaggaaaataaaatagtgccAATAAGTGGAGCATCCTTGGCAAAATGAGTTAGCAGAGCATACAACAGCAGTGAGAATATAAAGAGCCAGCCACAGACCTGGTGGATGGAAACAGTTCGCTATTCAGAGAACATTATTAAAATCAGGAAGATTTCCTAAAGGGGGGCACATTTCGGATAGCTGCATCAAACCTCGATTCGGCCTGTGACTATAAGTGATCAAAGTGCCCGAGACTAAAGGAAAAagtgggggctgggtggctcagtcagttaagcatttaactcttcctttccgctcaggtcatgatctcacgtttcatgagttcgagccccgcatcgggctccaagctgacagtgtggagcctgcttgggattctctctctacttctctctctgcccctcccctgctagctctctgtctctctcaaaaatgaataaataaacttaccaaaaaaaaaaaaaaaaaagatgtgttttttcCTACTCAGATCCCTACTTATTGAATAATC
Coding sequences within:
- the NMU gene encoding neuromedin-U isoform X3, whose amino-acid sequence is MRVGTALAQPTCPRDLKVGGARGGQLGGGAPRAARPGRRGTARAPRGVLTRAAQAPSSEPPSAEMPRAANRRPGPPAGQVAAASRPLLLLLLLACCAGTCLGAPILSQGLRPEQELQLWNEIDDACSSFLSLDSQPQASNALEELCITIRRTLPKPQETDEKDNTKRFLFHYSKTRKLGNSNVVQVQWVKAKPKPNK